CGCCCTCCAACCATGGCAAGAATATCGCCGTTTTCTGGATTGACCGTGACGAGCGCTGCTTGCAAATCTTCAAACTTAGAAAGCTGCTCATCAATTAAAGCTGCTGCTGTTTGCTGCATGCCAAGGTTAAGTGTCGTTGTGATTTCAAGGCCTTGCATACGCAATTGGTCTTCCTGATAGCCCAGTTTCACAAGCTCAGCAATCACATAATCGCGGAAGTATAAGGCGGATGCTGTTTGCACATTAGGCTTATGGAATACTAGTTCTGACGTTAATGCATCATCCATTTCCTGCTGTGAAATATATCCATTTTCGACCATGCGATGTAACACTAGTTTCTGTCGTTTCATAGCATTATCGTAGTTCAAAAACGGAGAATAGTAACTGGGCCCCTTTGGGACACCAGCTAATAACGTACTTTCCGCTAATGTTAATTCGCTAGCGGATTTTCCGAAATAACGTTGGGAAGCAGCCTCTACACCATAGCAGCCATGCCCATAATAGATTTGATTTAGGTATTTTTCTAATATATAGCTCTTTGAATAGTGAAGCTCAAGCTGTGCTGTAAGAATCAGTTCATAGAACTTGCGCTCCCAGGTTTTTTCATGCGTGAGATATAAGTTTTTTGCAAGCTGTTGTGTGATTGTACTTCCGCCTTGCGAACGACTTTGGTTTTGGAAATTAATATAGATAGCTCGTAAAACGCCTTTCACATCGACACCGAAATGCTGATAAAAATGCTGATCTTCTATAGCGACAGTTGCCTGCACTATGTGTGTGCTGATATCCTCCAATGGAACGTGAACGCGATTTTCTTCCGTATGAAGATTATCAATAATTTGATGGTCGCGGCTATATATTTTGGTCGTATAAGCAATGTCTTGATCTGGTAAAGGTTGGCCCTTCAGATAGATAATAAAACCGATTAATAAAAAGATGGATAGTATGGATAAAGCAAATAGTTTGCTGGAAATCCATCGTATTGTTCCCCACATAAACAAGCCCTCCTCACAGACTTTGTAGTATCCATTGTTGCCATTCGAGGGGCTTTTAAAACTCGCGATATGATTTTTTTAAAATTTTTTGAAAAAAAACATTTATTTTTTCACTAATACTGGGTATAATACGTAGTGGCATTTAAAAAAGCTTCCAAAAGAGCATCGCAGCTTTTGAGGACAGCCGGTAATATTAGCCTGAATGATAATTGATGAAGGAGTGATTGTCGTGTTACCGACACCTAAAAAGTTTAAAGTAGTTGCAGGCGGTGCAGAAGGAAGAAGTAAACTTACTGCATTTGATAACGCCTTATTAAAAGCCGGAGTAGGAAATGTAAACTTATTAAAAGTTAGCTCAATCTTACCTCCGTCTTGTGAGTTCGACGCAGATTTCGTATTACCACTTGGAGCATTAACTCCAATTGCATACGGTTCTATTGTATCTGATGTTCCGGGCGAGACGATCGCAGCAGCAGTAGCAGTAGGAGTTCCTGCGGAAGAAACGATGGGAGTTATTATGGAGTTCTCTGGTAAATGCACGAAGGAAGAAGCAGAAACTACAATCCGTAAAATGGTAGAAGAAGCTTTTGAAGTACGTAACCTAGAACTAAAAGAAATCAAAGTATGTGCAGTTGAGCATAAGGTCGAGAAAATCGGTTGTGCTTTTGCTGCTGCTCCACTTTGGTACTAATCATACGAACAGCGTCAATAGGGACAAGCTCCCTTTTGGCGTTTTGTTTATTTTAAAGCATCAAAAACTTGGCTAGTGGATTTATTCAGTAAAATTACAGATAAATATTAAGATACCTCAACAAGATAAAAAGCAATATCACTTGCAGTAGATGATTCGTTGGTGATTTAATTGGTTATGATGGTTAACTTTGGACAAGTAATTAGGGATTAGCAAATAAAAGAAATCTATAAAACTTAAAAGAGAGGTTGATGAGAATGTCAGAATTTTGGTACACGGAGAAACAAACTCCAAACATCGGGATTACCCTTAAGATTTCCGATATTATACATAGCGAGGAATCAGAATTCCAAAAGGTAGATGTAATTGAAACGAATCAATTCGGTACGATGTTAGTTCTTGACGGTATGGTTATGACAACGGATAAGGACGAGTTCGTGTATCACGAAATGATTTCCCATGTTGCTATGAACACACACCCAAACCCTAAGAAAGTTCTAGTTGTTGGTGGTGGAGATGGTGGAGCAATTCGCGAAATTATCAAGTACCCTTCTGTAGTAAAAGCAGTACTTGCAGAAATTGATGGACGAGTAATCGAAGTCTCAAAGAAATACCTTCCAGACATTGCAGCAGGACTCGCGGACCCTCGTGTAGATGTGCAAGTCATTGACGGTATCAAGCATGTACAAGATTTAAAAGACGAGTATGACATTATCTTAGTAGATTCTACTGAACCTATTGGACCGGCAGAAGGCTTATTCGCGAAAACATTCTACCAAAGCATTTATGAATCTTTAAAAGAAGATGGGATTATGGTTGCACAAACAGAATCGCCGTTCTTTAACAACGATTTAATTACGCGCGTGTTCAAAGACATTGAATCGCTTTTCCCAATTACGAAGCTTTACTTAGCTCATATCCCAACTTACCCAAGTGGTGTGTGGAGCTTTACGATGGGATCTAAGAAATATGATCCACTACAAGTACCGCAAGAGCAATTAAAGACAACGAATACTAAATACTATACACCAGAGATTCACAAGTCAGTATTTGCTCTTCCTAAATTCGTAGCAGATTTATTAAAATAACAGAATTTCAAAATTTATAAGGAAAGGCAATCGTAATAGGTTGCCTTTTTTTGTTTTTTTGGATAGCATAGTAATACAACTCACAAGCAAATCACAATCTATTATTATTTTTATCATAAAGAAAACTTAGTTCAGATGGAGTTTTTACTCCGCCTGAACTCTAGTTGCACTTATTTCGCCTGTGCCCCTTGTGGGTAAAGCTTGGCGGCACTTATCTCCCACGTTTACCTCAGGTATTTAATGGTTCTAACTATTTTAAAATAGAAGAACCATTCTGTAGAAGTGGGAGTATTAGTAAACGCCGCTGAGATAATCAAAAGTACACCTTAGAAAAAAGAAGGGGATTTTTATGGAGCAGCAAGTTCGATTATACATCCAAGCGATACATCAAATTGAAGATAAAGAACTGATTGAACAAGGCGTCTTAAGCCAAGTCGAAAAGGCAGAGCATTGGTACGAGGCAAAATTACATGTAAAAGAGAACATTACATACATTCAATATAACGATACAGAACAGGAAAACGAAGAAGTGAAAACCATCATTAAAATTGATGGACAAGAGATTACTATATTAAAATATGGTTTTGTAAAATCAAAGCAGAAATTCATGAAGGGCGTACCGTACCAAAGCATCTATGAGACGCCATATGGAACATTGCCCCTTGAAGTCGACACGAAGGATATTAACGTACAGTTCCTATCGAAAGATGATGGTTTCATACAAATTGATTACGTCTTAGATGTAGCGGGAGAGCGTTTAGGATCAAGGAAACTAGATATTCGAGTTATGCCGGACACGAAGCGGCATGTAGCATATAAGCATTAGAGGTATATGGAGTATAAGTATTGCGGTATGGCGTATAAGGATTAACAGAAATGGCACGATTAGTATATAGGAGGTTTTATGATATGGGTATCATTGATCAACTAAAGAGCAAATTGCATCAAAGTGTAATAGAAGCTGTACTGCAAGCGGGAATCGTCACTGAATCTGAAATGCCAGAGTTCATCATCGAGTCGCCGAAGGACGATAAGAACGGAGATTTTGCTACGAATGTTGCTATGCAACTCACGAAAATCGCTAAGAAAAACCCGCGCCAAATCGCCGAAGCAGTCGTGGAACATCTTGATAAAGAGTCCATCGGCATAGAGAAAGTAGAAATCGCAGGGCCGGGGTTTATCAACTTTTACATGAGCTACCAGTACCTGTATGATTGTCTTGATCAGATTCTACAACATGGGGAAAAGTTTGGAGCATCGCAATCAGGAGCTGGAAGAAAAGTACAGGTTGAGTTCGTGAGTGCCAATCCCACAGGAAGTCTTCACCTTGGTCATGCACGATGGGCAGCCGTTGGAGATACGTTATCCAACCTACTAGAGTTCGTAGGATATGATGTAACAAGAGAATTCTATATTAATGATGCAGGGAATCAAATCGACAATCTTGGCAAATCTGTATACGCTCGATACTTACAAGCCCTTGGACAAGAGGGAGAAATGCCGGAGGGTGGATACTTCGGTCAAGATATCATAGAAATTGGTCAACAACTGGCAGATACATATGGGGATAAATATATCAGCATGGATGAGGAGAGTCGCCATGCGGAATTGAAAGAATTTGCATTACAGGAAAAGCTCGCGAACATTAAAAAGGACCTAAAGGATTTCGGCGTTGAGTTCGATGTTTGGTTTAGCGAACGATCCTTATACCAGACGGATGAAATTCCACAAGCTCTTGATCGATTAAAGGATGCTGGATATCTCTTTGAACAAGATCAAGCGATGTGGTTAGCAAGTACAAAGCTTGGAGACGATAAAGATCGCGTATTAGTAAAGTCTGATGGCAGCTTCACGTATTTGACGCCAGATATAGCATATCACCGCAATAAGTTTGAACGCGGATTTGAGAAGGTAATCAATATTTGGGGGCAAGACCATCACGGATATGTAGCACGTATGAAAGCTGCGATGGATGCATTAGGATATGACCGTAACCGTTTGACCGTGCTTTTAGGACAGTTAGTGAACTTATATCAAGACGGCGAGTTAGTAAGAATGTCAAAGCGTACCGGGAAAGCAGTTACCTTAGCGGAACTCATTCAAGAAGTCGGAGTGGATGCGACGCGTTATTTCTTCACTATGCGCAGTATCGATACCCATTTAGATTTTGATTTAGACTTAGCAAAGACGAAATCCAATGAAAACCCAGTGTTTTATGTGCAATATGCCCATGCCCGTATTTGTAGTATTAAGCGTCAAATCGCGGAAACAGGGTTGGAAGATGGTCTGCAAGCGAGTCGCGACGCTGCCAGCCAATGGTCGATTGATTCTGTGAACTGGAGCTTACTATCGACAGAGCACGACATTCAGTTAATTAAGAAATTAGCAGAACTGCCAAGTGAATTGGCACAAGCAGCGGAACAACTGGCACCACACCGTATCATTCGTTATGCATTCGATTTGGCAACGGCGTTCCATAGTTTCTATACGGCGCAGCGAGTGTTAAGTGAAGATATAGAACTGACAAAGGCAAGATATGGCTTAGTACTAGCTGTGCAGCAGACGTTACAGAATACCCTGCGGATATTAGGGATTTCTGCGCCAGAGAAAATGTAGGATTTAAGGAAACGACCCACTAGAGGGTCGTTTTTTCGCACTTTTGGACCATTGCTTAAGGCCTATTATCGTAATAAAATAACAAACAGGATAAAGAAGGTCAGAAAAAACATAAAAGGTTCGATAAAATATAATTATGTAGGAAAAATCTAAAATTCTGGTAGATATTATTAGGAAGTGTGGTCCTGTATGCATCAATATATTGTGATTTCAAGTTCAATGAAAGAAGGAAATGATTTGCGAGAACAACTGTTGCAGATACTTCGCAATGATTTTCCTGGAAAGAAATTATACGTATTAGCAGTTCTTGAAATGGTTATGAACTCGATTGAACATGGGAATCAAATGGATGAGAAAAAATCGGTAACAATTAAAATTCTTGAAGAAGTGAATCGAGTGAGCATTGAAGTTACGGATGAAGGTATAGGATTTAACTGGAAAGACAAAATAACAGATTTAGAAAGACTGGCAGATCCAGATTTTTCACTGCGCGGAAGAGGGATTTTATTAGCTAAAGAAATTTGTGATCAATTGATGTATAAAGACGAAGGTAGGACTGTAGTATTAATAAAAGAACTATAGTGTCGACGAAAGGTCTATGAGAAAATAAGTTTTTACAAGCAATGGTACTATTTTACCATTGCTTTAGTCCTGGAATACAAATATTATTGAGTTAATATATGTAAATTTAGAATTGTTCAAGGAGTTTGCCATGCTGAAAACGGAAATTAATAACCAACAATTACATATGCAGGTCCACGCAAATCTATTATCTCCGGTAGTACCTATGTTAATCGAGCAAGTAACGGATATTTTTGACAAACAAAGTTCTTTGTTTACTAAAGTTTTTTTTGACATGCAGAAATGTCGTGACATTGATTCGCGCGGAGTAGGCTTTGTCATTAGTTTATACAAAACCTTGTCGATGGAAGGTAAGGATTTAATTTTGCAAAACGTACACCAGGACATTATCGAGGTATTTCAAATCGTTAAGATGGATGAGTACTTAATAATACATAATCAAAAGTCTTAATTATTCATTGATTGAAGAGGGGAATTAGAAGATGGGGATCCTTGTAATAGACGATTGTAAAGATTCGCTACAACTAATAAAAGCGTATCTAAAGGACTTTATGGAGGAAGAGATAGTTACTGCAGTATCTGCAAGAGAAGGAATGGAGCTGCTATCTGATGAGATCGGACTTATCCTTCTTGATGTAGTTATGCCAGACAAGGACGGGATTACTGCTTGTAAAGAAATAAAGACAATCGCTGACTATACGGATATTCCTATTCTCATTATCACTCAAAACAATGATTTGGAGACTTTAGAGAAGGCATTTCAGGCAGGTGCATCGGACTTTATCAGGAAACCATTTCATAAACTGGAATTGCGCGCAAGGGTTTCTGCTTTTTTGAAGCTCAGTAGGGAAATGAAGCATCGCAAGCTCCGTGAGCAGGAACTCGTGAGTTTAAATCAGGAATTGTACGAGAAAAATGAATTATTAAAACAACTATCGATGATTGATGGTTTAACTGGCATAGCGAATCGAAGATATTTTAACGAGTGCTTAGACCGTGAATGGAAACTAGCAGTAAGAAATCATACTCCACTTTCTGTCGTTATATTTGATGTAGACCATTTCAAAGATTATAACGATCAATATGGTCATCAAAGTGGCGATGAGGTGCTAAAGAATGTAGCTGCCGCCGCTGTAAATGTGATTAAACGACCGACAGATATTATCGCTCGATATGGTGGAGAAGAATTCGTGGTCATCCTACCTGAAACTACATGTGATGGTGGTTATCATGTGGCGGAGACGATACGAAAAGAAATAATAGGTTTGAACATTTGTCATGAGAAATCCTCTGTCTGTGAGTCCTTGACAGTTAGTGTAGGAGTGGCCGAAATAGGCAAACACGGGGATACAATGGATTGTTTAATAGAGCGGGCAGATAAAGCGTTATATCAAGCAAAACAGTTAGGGAGAAATCGAACGATAAGGCATAGCGATATTGAAAATGCAAAAGAATCCACGCAGGAAACCCTATGATTAAAGCAATGAAAATTCTTATCGTTGACGATTCAAAAGCAAATGCCCTATTGCTACTAAAATATTTGCAGGTAGAAGGATATAGTGACGTTTCCTATGTCTTGTCTGCCCTTGAAGCATTAGATGTATTGAATAAAAGTTTGGATCTTATTCTAATGGACGTCATGATGCCGGAGATGGATGGCATTGAAGCGGTTCAACAAGTGCGCAAAAGCTATAATCCACAACAATTACCAATTGTAATGGTTACGGCAGCCGATCAGGTTGGGTATTTGAAAAGTGCATTCGATGCTGGTGCGAACGATTACGTGTCAAAGCCAGTCAATCGAGTGGAATTTCTTGCGCGCGTTAAGAACACACTTGACTTGAAACGACAATATGATCGGAGAGTTCATTACGAGCGCATCCTTGAGAATACGCTAGAAGAGCAACGGGTACAGATTACTGCAATGGAGACAACGTCTAGTGGGATTATTATTGCTGACCATGTATGCCATGTGGAATGGATGAATCATGCAGCGGAAGAATTGTTAGGTTATACGCTGGAAGAGCTCTTATCGACGAATCTGATGGAGCATTTTGCTGAGCAAGATCGCCTACGGGTCTACCAGCAATTAGCACAGAACACCAATCCGAATGCCATTCAAGAACAAGCTACACAGCCAATGATAGAAGAACTTGTAAATTACTATAATCGCAATCAACAGCAACGAATAGCAAAAGTATCTTGTAC
The DNA window shown above is from Desulfuribacillus stibiiarsenatis and carries:
- a CDS encoding transglycosylase domain-containing protein, translating into MWGTIRWISSKLFALSILSIFLLIGFIIYLKGQPLPDQDIAYTTKIYSRDHQIIDNLHTEENRVHVPLEDISTHIVQATVAIEDQHFYQHFGVDVKGVLRAIYINFQNQSRSQGGSTITQQLAKNLYLTHEKTWERKFYELILTAQLELHYSKSYILEKYLNQIYYGHGCYGVEAASQRYFGKSASELTLAESTLLAGVPKGPSYYSPFLNYDNAMKRQKLVLHRMVENGYISQQEMDDALTSELVFHKPNVQTASALYFRDYVIAELVKLGYQEDQLRMQGLEITTTLNLGMQQTAAALIDEQLSKFEDLQAALVTVNPENGDILAMVGGRDYKESPYNRVLAKRQAGSTFKPFVYLAALDSGLSPVSKLKSEAARFTYDNGRQSYTPRNFNDFYFNDDITFLKALAVSDNVVAVKTNLMVRPSLVKETAQTLGIQSYLQEEPSLALGAFPVSPMEMTVAYGTIASQGIRIEPRAILEIRDRRGKLLYASETQQQHVHDPETLYILTDMMRSVFEPDGTGFRVKDLLPFDVAGKTGTTDTDAWMIGFTPDNVTSVWVGYDRDRFISRSESYQATPIWANYMAQVSGTTVPVMGHPTSVGESSTVTEPVITKQHYKQFPIPKGVAPLEICLDTGELAPANGSCTRTRTVFFVPGTEPVQ
- a CDS encoding pyruvoyl-dependent arginine decarboxylase — translated: MLPTPKKFKVVAGGAEGRSKLTAFDNALLKAGVGNVNLLKVSSILPPSCEFDADFVLPLGALTPIAYGSIVSDVPGETIAAAVAVGVPAEETMGVIMEFSGKCTKEEAETTIRKMVEEAFEVRNLELKEIKVCAVEHKVEKIGCAFAAAPLWY
- the speE gene encoding polyamine aminopropyltransferase translates to MSEFWYTEKQTPNIGITLKISDIIHSEESEFQKVDVIETNQFGTMLVLDGMVMTTDKDEFVYHEMISHVAMNTHPNPKKVLVVGGGDGGAIREIIKYPSVVKAVLAEIDGRVIEVSKKYLPDIAAGLADPRVDVQVIDGIKHVQDLKDEYDIILVDSTEPIGPAEGLFAKTFYQSIYESLKEDGIMVAQTESPFFNNDLITRVFKDIESLFPITKLYLAHIPTYPSGVWSFTMGSKKYDPLQVPQEQLKTTNTKYYTPEIHKSVFALPKFVADLLK
- a CDS encoding DUF1934 domain-containing protein; this translates as MEQQVRLYIQAIHQIEDKELIEQGVLSQVEKAEHWYEAKLHVKENITYIQYNDTEQENEEVKTIIKIDGQEITILKYGFVKSKQKFMKGVPYQSIYETPYGTLPLEVDTKDINVQFLSKDDGFIQIDYVLDVAGERLGSRKLDIRVMPDTKRHVAYKH
- the argS gene encoding arginine--tRNA ligase, translated to MGIIDQLKSKLHQSVIEAVLQAGIVTESEMPEFIIESPKDDKNGDFATNVAMQLTKIAKKNPRQIAEAVVEHLDKESIGIEKVEIAGPGFINFYMSYQYLYDCLDQILQHGEKFGASQSGAGRKVQVEFVSANPTGSLHLGHARWAAVGDTLSNLLEFVGYDVTREFYINDAGNQIDNLGKSVYARYLQALGQEGEMPEGGYFGQDIIEIGQQLADTYGDKYISMDEESRHAELKEFALQEKLANIKKDLKDFGVEFDVWFSERSLYQTDEIPQALDRLKDAGYLFEQDQAMWLASTKLGDDKDRVLVKSDGSFTYLTPDIAYHRNKFERGFEKVINIWGQDHHGYVARMKAAMDALGYDRNRLTVLLGQLVNLYQDGELVRMSKRTGKAVTLAELIQEVGVDATRYFFTMRSIDTHLDFDLDLAKTKSNENPVFYVQYAHARICSIKRQIAETGLEDGLQASRDAASQWSIDSVNWSLLSTEHDIQLIKKLAELPSELAQAAEQLAPHRIIRYAFDLATAFHSFYTAQRVLSEDIELTKARYGLVLAVQQTLQNTLRILGISAPEKM
- a CDS encoding ATP-binding protein — encoded protein: MHQYIVISSSMKEGNDLREQLLQILRNDFPGKKLYVLAVLEMVMNSIEHGNQMDEKKSVTIKILEEVNRVSIEVTDEGIGFNWKDKITDLERLADPDFSLRGRGILLAKEICDQLMYKDEGRTVVLIKEL
- a CDS encoding STAS domain-containing protein codes for the protein MLKTEINNQQLHMQVHANLLSPVVPMLIEQVTDIFDKQSSLFTKVFFDMQKCRDIDSRGVGFVISLYKTLSMEGKDLILQNVHQDIIEVFQIVKMDEYLIIHNQKS
- a CDS encoding GGDEF domain-containing response regulator gives rise to the protein MGILVIDDCKDSLQLIKAYLKDFMEEEIVTAVSAREGMELLSDEIGLILLDVVMPDKDGITACKEIKTIADYTDIPILIITQNNDLETLEKAFQAGASDFIRKPFHKLELRARVSAFLKLSREMKHRKLREQELVSLNQELYEKNELLKQLSMIDGLTGIANRRYFNECLDREWKLAVRNHTPLSVVIFDVDHFKDYNDQYGHQSGDEVLKNVAAAAVNVIKRPTDIIARYGGEEFVVILPETTCDGGYHVAETIRKEIIGLNICHEKSSVCESLTVSVGVAEIGKHGDTMDCLIERADKALYQAKQLGRNRTIRHSDIENAKESTQETL